AAAGGCATTGCATTGCTCTTGTGTGCTGTTATTacgttttaaaaagttttaacacAAAGCTTAAGTGATTCAGTCTCAAAATGCCTTCAACAATGTTCTAACACCTGGTTCATGTTCTGAATCTTTCCTCTTCAGGTGTTTACATTGAAGAAGTTCTCAATAAGTGGAAAGGGGACTACGAGAAGCTGGAACACAATCACACCTACATCCAATGGTCAGTCGCCTGCTCTCTCTCGAACCGTGACCTGTTTAATCACGTGTGCTTCCCAGAGATCACTAATATACAAATGTTATTTCTCTAAAACATAGGCTTTTCCCTCTGAGAGAACAAGGCTTGAACTTCTATGCTAAAGAACTAACTACCTATGAAATTGAGGTGAGGCAAGCTGATTTCATTTCATGCGAGTTAGCCAAATTAATGTTGCCGTTTGATGGCCCTGGTAACTCTGAGTCATTCcgctgaatttttctttttttcattaggaattcaagaaaacaaaggaagcaaTAAGAAGATTCCTCCTGGCTTATAAAATGATGTTAGAGTTTTTTGGAATAAAGCTGATAGATAAAACTGGAAACGTTGCCCGGGCTGTTAACTGGCAGGAAAGGTTTCAGCATCTGAATGAGTAAGTAGAGCCCCTGCATTGAGTCCCCAAGGCACGGGGTTTTCTCTGGGTTGGATTTCTCTATGGCACATAGAGCCACAAGCAGGTGGATCCATGGATTTGAATTCAAAAGCTCATCTGAAATGCACTTTATTCCCCATTCTATATTCTAAAGCAaaactaaataacaataacaatagcaaaaaaaaaaaaggaatgagattCCAGGTAGAAATACGGCTGCTTGACATCCCTAGTGGCtcgatggtaaagcgtctgtctacgatgtgggagaccggagtttgatccctgggttgggaagatctcttggagaaggaaatggcaatccactccagtactattgcctggaaaatcccgtggacagaggagcctggtaggctacagtccatggggtcgcaaagagttggacacgactgagcgacttcacgttcacgttgGTTTCGGAACTGTTTATTCGTGCAGCCACTCTACTGCCCACAGTCAAGTGTAGCCTCACTCCCTGTTTATACGGTGTTTCTCAGCATTTGTGGTGGTTGTTTGTATAGGCTTTTCTAGACCCCTCTCCTGGGTTGTATGCTTCTGGTAGCTCGGGCTGCTTCTCAGGCACTGTGCCTTCTTAGATCAAATCCATAATTAAGCCTATGACATATACTGTAAGTCCCCTACTTATGAACCTTCAAGCTGTGAACTTTCAAAGGTGCAAACGTATGTTCACGTGTCCCATGTTGTAAGTTAGCTCACGGGTCTGGTGTGCGTTGTTGCCTGTGTGCATTCTCTACGATTGGcggtgcttttgtgtactttactgaaCAGTACTGTGTAGAGTACAGCAGGGCAGTATCTTTATTTCCAGCCCAGGATATCtggaagcaagcataaaagcgACAGTGGTGTAGGTGGtatttttcaaggtactgtactgtaattaaaaatgttttctttatttttttgtgtatttttatgtattacttgtgtgaaaagtattataaccCTATTACAGTTCAGTACTAAATTTCCAATTAAGTTAGTTGGAtatctaggctaactttgttgggctTCTGAGCAAAATGGACCTAGAACATGCTCTTGGAgcgaactcatttgtatgtaggggacttactgtaaaaACCACTTTATAAGACTGAGAGGTACTCATATGttttagaaagagagaaaattagaATAATCACCTTATAGGTCAAAATCAGAAGCCCAGTTTTTGTTAGTAAATCGAAACACCTGTGAAGAAAATTTTAGCAGTTTATCTGGAACtgattttctgtgttcttttgctTAGATATTTATAACTTTCATTAATACTTatatcccaatttaaaaaaatattttctttgcatgcaaactggccttttcttttttcttcttaattataGGGTGACTTATGAGCACTGGACTATAAAACCaacaactttaaaacatttttagcaCATTATAATTAGCTGAATGGGGCAAAtaccaagagaagaaaaattaaaactaaccTAAGAAATATGTCTTTGCACCAAACAGCATTTTTGTACATTGATAAACTAATTTTTTGTGGGTATTTTTCTATAACTTTGATCTTGCTTTGGTAAAGTGAGTAGAAGCATTACTGTTTGAGccttctatttattatttataatcaaCATTATTAAAATGGTGACTTGTAGTAAAACACTCAAGATGTGGGCATAAAACTTTACGATCTTGACTAGAAGACCTGTTAACTCATAACTCAAGTTAAATTTGATTTATAGAGAGCactttggagaaggacatggcaacccactccagtattcttgcctggagaattccatggatgcaggagcctggtgggctacagtccatggagtcgcaaagagtctggcacgaTTTAGCGACTAAGTGACGACAGAGCACTTATACTGAAGCGATGCAGAGAGCTCTCCCCCAGCTCTCTGTGCACAGTTTCTAAGCACTGTGGATTACCCTCAAAGACAGCTGTGTGCAGGTAGTCTGTTGACATGAAGGATGCCAAGAGTCAACCTCAGAAGAGGATCTGATGATGTCTCATCTTCTGTGTGCTCACGAATGTCATTTGAGAGAACTTCCATTtccaacttgttttttttttttttttcttggttggaATAGCACTCttgtttagtaaatatttgttgaacgaaTAAGTGGTGAACAAACCAGGTTTGTCTGCCTAAATCCTCCTTGGGGTTTAATCGTCTCCACCACTCTTAATTGGTGGTTGGAAGCAGAAGGCTTTCGTTAAATGACTTTCTGGCTTGGGACTCGGAGGGGAGCCTGACTGTTACCTGACCCTTCCCGCCCTgtcatctttccttccttccaccacCAGTTTTCCTTTCCATGGGTAcagcttttttgtgtgttttaatctGCATAGTATCTTGAGTCTTTTAGAGTAAGCAGGGAATTCAGTGTGTTTATAGtagtccagtactcttgtctggaaaatcccatggacagaggagcctggtaggctgcagtccatggggtcgctgagggtcggacatgactgagcgacttcactttcacttttcacttcactttcatgcattggagaaggaaatggtggcccactccagtgttcttgcctggagaatcccagggacgggggagcctggtgggctgccatctatggggtcacacagagtcggacatgactgaagtgacttagcagcagcagcagcatagtagtccagcagagaaaaatattaaaagaaagtgaagtgaaataaagTATAGTGAACAAGGACCATGACTCaaagagggaacatatctcagcCTTTCCCATTGGCCTCACCTCTGTCTGCAAGCCCAGCTTCTGTCTTTGATCTGCTAAGCCACCCGAGTCTACTCACAACATTAGGAGAGTGGGGGCGTTTTGTATTTCTTGGTGACATTTGTTTCAAATCATACTGAAACACCCAGTTTCTTTCTTGTGTAATTCTGTTCCATAGTCCTGATCTTTATTCACTTTAACCCAAGTGTTTGTTCTTTTCCACTCTTATGTAAACTTTTAAATTGGAGAATGTGTTGATAGAGAAAATTTTATCTTGGTCATTCATCTTGGATTGGATATGTGAAATTGAGCTACTTGCAAATTTTTTGTTGTGTCATATaactcctctttgattttttaaaggaaaatattattccattttaccaTGCCTCTCTTTCTCATAGACTTAGGAAGCAGACGTTGGGATTTCACTACCAAGTTATTAGACTATGTAGCGAAAGTGAAACTgctagtcgcttagttgtgtctgactctttgcaaccccatggactgtagcctgccaggctcttctgtccatggaattcttcaggcaagaatactggaatgtgcaGTCAtgtccttctacaggggatcttccagacccagggatcgaacctggatctccctcattgtaggcagattctttactgtctgagccaccagaaatgCCAGACCATGTAGATGCTACCCTAACCTAACTACTAGGTTGGTCCTGCTGATAATGGCACCTTGTCTTTAACTTCACTCAATTGGTATTGTCTCAAAAGACTGGTACTTGATTCATAAAACTGAAGCATTATCTGTGCTATGTTTTATCCTTTGGCCTTCAAAGACTATTAAGAGAACACTATTGACTATTAAGAGAACACTACTTTGGTAAACACCCAGAAAGATGGAAACATTGAAAACTGTTGTACTTGTCTTTTCCAATGTTTGGTGAGCCTGAATCATTCAGGGTTTATTTAGTTTGGTCCAAACTAAGTCTCAAACTATAAGGTCCTGGAACCAGGTCCTTCCACTCCTCAAATATTCAGCATCCTCCACTTTTCCCAAATAAGTTGCTAGTTATTCCTAAGTGAATACCAAGCATTTGTGGACGCCAAGCAAGTATATGTGACGGTTGTAGAAAGTTCAATGCCTGAGGTGTAAAGAGGTTTAGGGAGGTTAGGAATAAGTAGTGGTTGTGGGGCAGTATTGggtgaatcggagaaggcaatggcaccccactccagtacttttgcctagaaaatcccatggacggaggagcctggtaggctgcagtccatggggtcgctaagagtcggacacgactgagcaacttcactttcactttttactttcatgcattggagaaggaaatggcaacccactccagtgtccttgcctggagaattccagggacgggggagcctggtgggctgccgtctatagggtcgcacagagtcagacacgactgaagcgacttagcagcagcagcagcagcagcagcattgggtgAATAACTCACCTGGGCTATTGATGACACGTGTGattaatacatgaaaattaaTCATGTATTAATGATTCCTTTTGGACACAGCCAGGTATTTGTAATAAAGCAACTCTTGGGCTGAGTGAGGTCAGGGAGGTGAGATTATGAATTGTGACAGAATAGGTTTGGAAGGCTTTCATCTGATAATGGCCTTAGTTTTCAGACAAAGATGATACTAGTGCAATCTGGGGAAATAAGCATCTTTGGAATCAATGGCATTAAAGGCAAAATTGTCAATTCTGTGATAGGGAAAGATGAGGCAAGAGAGGTCACAGATGGAAAAGAGTTGGGGTGATTATGTTATGATAGGTACAAGCGTGGTGCTCCTTAGTGTACCAGTATCAACATTTATATGGTTAAATAGTGTCTAATATTTAAGTTTCACATTCTTAGCTTATGGGTCAGCTTGTTTGACTCTTACAAACTCAGGGAGGTGTGGGCCCTTTTCCCCATCTGCAGACTGGGATGCTGAGCCTTCAAGGTGCCATCATTTCATGCAGCTGCAGGTGCTGAGTCAGGATGTGAGTTCagttctgactccaaagcccacgCTCCCTGCTGTGCTAAATAAGTCAGTTTTGCATCCTTTGTCGGAATTGTTCTAGCCAGGTAGAATGGCTTTTTCTGCTTCCCTTCTGAGTTGGTTCTTATGGTGGATTCTGCTGACCAGCTGACCCTGGAAATTGTACATTCGGCTGGTAGCTAATGCCCAGCACTGGTTACCTGTTACAGGAATGATACCTTTGTGTAGTCGATATTCATCCTCACTGTATCTTATAAATAATAATTCAACATCCGTGGGGATACATATTGAAtctaaatgtttttcaaatgtgaAGAACTAACAAGCCAGggagaatttattttatatacttgagTTTTATGTAGATTGGCAttacactgaggcacagaggtttAATACCTTCTGTTTTACGCTTCTTCATGGAGTCTAATGCTCCTTTTAGCAAAGTCATTACAAGGCATATTTTCATGGTTTACACTTCCATCAAAAGTACTTTCCCAGTAGTTTTCATTCCCAGGCTTCTTACCCCACctaattttcttccttcattttattcAACCTGCTTCCAGGTCTCAGCACAACTATTTGAGGATCACTCGTATTCTGAAAAGCCTCGGCGAGCTTGGATATGAAAGTTTTAAATCTCCTCTTGTAAAATTTATCCTTCATGAGGCTCTGGTGGAAAATACTATTCCCAATATTAAACAGAGCGCGCTGGAGTATTTCGTGTACACAATCAGAGacagaagggagaggagaaagctCCTACGGTTTGCCCAGAAACATTACACGCCCTCAGAGAATTTTATCTGGGGACCCCCGAGGAAGGCACAGCCCGAGGGCAGCAAAGCCCAGAAGCCCCCCGGGCCGCCCACCGCGGGGCAGCACGGCCCGATGTCTATGCACAAAAAACCCAAAGACTCCAAAAACGCCTCTTCAGCCGCGCATGGGATCAGTAAAGCAGCTGAAGACAAAAAAGTGGCCTCTAAGGAGTCAGAAGAGACGGACAAGCCCAGTGAGGAGCCAGGCAGCGAGGCCGCCCAGCCCGGAGACCCAGGGCAGGATGAGGTTGCAAACAATTCCAGTCCTCGGGCAGAAAAGACAGTTACTCATCCCGAGGAGCAAAAGGAGAGTGCATCTCCCTCGGAGAAGGATGAGGCGAGTGACACCCGGAACCAAGACGGTGGAAGTCCAGGCGATGCGGGTTCCCATGATGACGCCGCGTTGCCGTGAATTATCAGAAGGCCCCCACGCCTGTGTATCCCCGGGAGGGGAGGCTGTGACGTGTCCTGAGCAGTAGAGGCCGCGTTTCTCAGCGCAGCCGGCGGTTGGTGATTTTTCTGTGGTCAGCATTTAGTTGTCACCTGGTTTTTAGTCTGTGTGGCtgtgaatttaatatttaaaaagaagtctgAAGACGAGACCCAGTGAGTAAGTGTATCCTGTAACACTCTGGGGATGTGAATTTTTGCATCCTGTACACAattccttttaaattattttcagtgtaTCTGGAAGTAATCATGGAGTGTTTGATATAGCTGAGATAGGAATCAGTTCTTGGAGTGGACTGTACTATACCTGGAGGAAATTGAGAGGATAATTTCATTATGTGGCCACACCTTTGCCAGATTTAAAGGTTCCTATGTTTAAGGTGCAAGAAAAAAATGTGGTCTTCTTTGAGGTATTCAGAaaggaatttggatttttttttttttttaacagcaccTCAGCGTGTTTACTTGCAGGTTCTGGTAAGGAGGATGGATGTTCTTGGGGACTTGGAATCACCCTCCCCTGCTTGTCAGTCTCTTTCCCggtcctctctccccacccttggCCTCATTCTCATCAGCCACCTGTGTCGGCCGGTACCTGCGTTTCTAGTGTTGTCATCTAGACATTCAGATGGTCTCCTACAGTGACATTTGCACGGGACGGAAGAGAATGTCAACTGTACGATTTCAAGAATTTGCTttgtttaaaacaataaacatgtTTTTCTGTATTAACGtgcttaaaaacaaattttgatgcaaaagtacaagaaaaaaatcttgccTTTTATGGCTGTTCTGTATAAATTCGGTGCTTGTGTCTGAATGCAAATgactaaagaattaaaaaataagaggagaaattattcatttttaaaatgcatgcatTTTGTACTGGCAACAAGGCAGTAGTCCCTGAAACCATGAATATCTCAGTGTTACGTGGACTATGAAGTTCATACTGCTTAGCCCACagggtatctttaaaaaaatacaatttgctGCATCTCAGTTGTCAGACCTTGAAATTGAGAGTAGATTTGATATCCCATGTATTCAGTTTTAGTAAGCACAGAATGTGTCAAAATTGGGTAAGAGCAAATAGCTTTATTTCCTATAATATTGTTACTGATTATTATTACACATTAGAAAACAATTAAACACTGTGGTGAGAACTTCAGCATACCTACAAATATAATGAAAGTAATTAAtagaccttttttaaaaacttaatttcatTTAGAAAGAAATTGCCTTTGTGTGTTTCTTAGGCTTTTAAGGGAAGATCTACTCACTTTAACCCCCAaagaatttttactgtttttactaTGTCCTGTTTTTTAATCACATCATATCATCTTCTGTTACTTTTATTGATCTGAGGATTTTTAGCAAAGGATTTCTAGAAACTAAACACACCAACAGTATGCTTTTAGAAGGATTTTATTGCCTTGAAATTTACATAAAACATCACTGTTTCTCAAATCTGACTTATTTAGTCAGAATGTTAATAACGTGTGTTATATATGTATTCcaataaatatagaatattttctcattataatTTCTCATAATACAGCAGTTTtatgtttcttctgtttttctgaagTGAGCATTAGGATTTGGGAAACAATTCTGCT
The sequence above is a segment of the Bos mutus isolate GX-2022 chromosome 9, NWIPB_WYAK_1.1, whole genome shotgun sequence genome. Coding sequences within it:
- the OGFRL1 gene encoding opioid growth factor receptor-like protein 1 isoform X1, which gives rise to MGNLLGGVSVREPTTVEDCDSTWQTDSEPELEEPGPGGGEGPGREPAQPPEPAEPEEPPERAGGRLRAGPAPEPDPEAAGAEQGTDSTEAPAKPKRSFYAARDLYKYRHQYPQNFKDIRYQNDLSNLRFYKNKIPFKPDGVYIEEVLNKWKGDYEKLEHNHTYIQWLFPLREQGLNFYAKELTTYEIEEFKKTKEAIRRFLLAYKMMLEFFGIKLIDKTGNVARAVNWQERFQHLNESQHNYLRITRILKSLGELGYESFKSPLVKFILHEALVENTIPNIKQSALEYFVYTIRDRRERRKLLRFAQKHYTPSENFIWGPPRKAQPEGSKAQKPPGPPTAGQHGPMSMHKKPKDSKNASSAAHGISKAAEDKKVASKESEETDKPSEEPGSEAAQPGDPGQDEVANNSSPRAEKTVTHPEEQKESASPSEKDEASDTRNQDGGSPGDAGSHDDAALP
- the OGFRL1 gene encoding opioid growth factor receptor-like protein 1 isoform X2, giving the protein MGNLLGGVSVREPTTVEDCDSTWQTDSEPELEEPGPGGGEGPGREPAQPPEPAEPEEPPERAGGRLRAGPAPEPDPEAAGAEQGTDSTEAPAKPKRSFYAARDLYKYRHQYPNFKDIRYQNDLSNLRFYKNKIPFKPDGVYIEEVLNKWKGDYEKLEHNHTYIQWLFPLREQGLNFYAKELTTYEIEEFKKTKEAIRRFLLAYKMMLEFFGIKLIDKTGNVARAVNWQERFQHLNESQHNYLRITRILKSLGELGYESFKSPLVKFILHEALVENTIPNIKQSALEYFVYTIRDRRERRKLLRFAQKHYTPSENFIWGPPRKAQPEGSKAQKPPGPPTAGQHGPMSMHKKPKDSKNASSAAHGISKAAEDKKVASKESEETDKPSEEPGSEAAQPGDPGQDEVANNSSPRAEKTVTHPEEQKESASPSEKDEASDTRNQDGGSPGDAGSHDDAALP